The following are encoded in a window of Candidatus Methylomirabilis limnetica genomic DNA:
- the iscX gene encoding Fe-S cluster assembly protein IscX: protein MSLYWNDPYEIAQALIQSHPEQDPLEVPFTTMHKWITELADFDDDPNGVSEAKLEAVQMAWYEEATG from the coding sequence ATGAGCCTGTATTGGAACGACCCGTACGAGATCGCGCAGGCCCTGATTCAGTCCCATCCTGAACAGGATCCCCTGGAGGTCCCGTTTACCACTATGCACAAGTGGATCACCGAGCTCGCGGATTTCGACGACGATCCTAACGGCGTCTCAGAGGCCAAGCTGGAGGCAGTCCAGATGGCCTGGTACGAGGAGGCGACGGGCTAA
- the recD2 gene encoding SF1B family DNA helicase RecD2: MPAQSYDTLQGTLERITYINEENHYVVAKLQVPGRRDLATIVGSLPTVTPGETLKLTGEWVQHNRYGEQFKVEAFETIAPATLTGIEKYLGSGLIKGIGPIFARKLVEAFDVDTLRIIEEEPSRLLTVDGIGEVRLQRIRAAWEEQKEIREVMIFLQGHGVSSAYAAKIFKTYGKSSIAIVQENPYRLAKDIYGIGFKTADRIAQAIGIEPHSPMRVEAGVIHVLTELAGEGHVYYPLDGLTKASAGILEVDEDLTTQAIERLRREERVICEPGLQGVAVYLASLYAAEEGVARRLQALAEGGALPADIDIERAILWSEQVNRLSLAEQQKEAIREALIRKLLVITGGPGTGKTTILRCILQILEKKHRRMLLCSPTGRAAKRMSEATGREAKTIHRLLEFSPKDGRFKRDQHRPLDADLVIVDEASMIDVVLMNSLLKAIPPAAGLILVGDVDQLPSVGPGAILRDIIASSLIQVIRLSEIFRQARESQIVINAHRINRGEFPFCADWEAQEQGDCYLLAKQEALEVQAAILELASSGLPTRHRVDPLEELQILSPMQKGPIGAMQLNQALQALLNPSGPELLRAGRLYRLGDRVMQIRNNYDKDVYNGDIGRIVKLDLEDREVTVRFDGREVTYDFNELDELVLAYAVTIHKSQGSEYPVVVIPVHTAHYVMLQRNLLYTAITRGRRLVVLVGTKKAIAIAVKNQKIQLRYTGLASRLQKDRQEPVLSLALSE; encoded by the coding sequence ATGCCTGCGCAGTCATACGACACGCTCCAGGGAACGCTGGAGCGGATCACCTATATCAATGAAGAGAACCACTATGTGGTGGCCAAGCTCCAGGTGCCTGGGCGGCGCGACCTGGCCACCATTGTAGGAAGCCTGCCAACCGTCACGCCAGGCGAGACCCTCAAGCTGACCGGCGAGTGGGTCCAGCACAACAGATACGGCGAACAGTTTAAGGTCGAGGCGTTCGAGACTATCGCCCCCGCAACGCTCACCGGTATCGAGAAGTATCTGGGCTCCGGCCTCATCAAAGGTATCGGCCCGATCTTCGCCAGAAAGCTGGTGGAGGCCTTCGACGTCGACACCCTGCGCATCATCGAGGAGGAGCCCTCCCGCCTGCTCACAGTGGATGGGATCGGCGAGGTGCGCCTTCAGCGAATCCGGGCCGCCTGGGAAGAGCAGAAAGAGATCCGGGAGGTGATGATCTTCCTGCAGGGCCATGGCGTCTCCTCCGCCTATGCTGCCAAGATCTTCAAGACCTACGGGAAATCCTCCATCGCCATCGTCCAGGAGAACCCCTACCGGCTGGCCAAGGATATTTACGGAATCGGATTCAAGACCGCAGACCGAATCGCCCAGGCGATTGGGATCGAGCCGCATTCGCCTATGCGGGTAGAGGCTGGGGTGATCCATGTCCTGACCGAGCTGGCCGGGGAGGGCCACGTCTATTACCCCCTTGACGGCCTCACGAAGGCGAGCGCCGGCATTCTGGAGGTGGACGAGGATCTGACGACCCAGGCGATTGAGCGGCTTCGACGCGAGGAGCGGGTCATCTGTGAGCCTGGGCTGCAAGGGGTGGCGGTCTATCTTGCCTCGCTGTATGCGGCGGAGGAAGGGGTCGCTCGGCGCCTGCAGGCCCTGGCTGAAGGCGGTGCGCTCCCTGCGGACATCGACATCGAACGCGCCATCCTCTGGTCGGAGCAGGTAAATAGGCTGAGCCTGGCGGAGCAACAGAAGGAGGCGATTCGTGAGGCCCTCATACGTAAGCTGCTGGTCATCACCGGCGGTCCCGGTACCGGCAAGACGACCATCCTGAGGTGCATCCTGCAGATCCTGGAGAAGAAACATCGCCGAATGCTCCTCTGCTCTCCTACGGGGCGAGCGGCGAAGCGGATGAGTGAAGCCACAGGACGAGAGGCCAAGACCATCCACCGTCTCCTGGAGTTCAGCCCCAAGGATGGTCGGTTCAAGCGGGACCAACACAGACCGCTGGATGCCGATCTGGTGATTGTGGACGAGGCCTCGATGATCGACGTGGTGTTAATGAACTCCCTCCTGAAGGCCATCCCCCCGGCTGCCGGTCTGATTCTGGTGGGTGACGTGGACCAGCTTCCATCGGTTGGGCCGGGCGCAATCCTCCGAGACATCATCGCGTCGAGCCTTATCCAGGTCATCCGACTGTCCGAGATCTTCCGACAGGCCCGGGAGAGCCAGATTGTGATCAATGCCCACCGAATCAATCGGGGGGAGTTCCCGTTCTGTGCCGATTGGGAGGCGCAGGAGCAAGGCGACTGTTACCTGCTCGCCAAACAAGAAGCTCTGGAGGTCCAAGCGGCAATCCTGGAGCTGGCGTCAAGCGGCCTGCCAACGCGGCATCGCGTGGACCCACTGGAGGAACTACAGATCCTGAGCCCAATGCAGAAAGGACCGATCGGCGCCATGCAACTGAATCAGGCGCTGCAAGCGCTCCTGAACCCGTCAGGACCGGAGCTGCTTCGCGCCGGTCGCCTCTACCGGCTTGGGGACCGCGTCATGCAGATCAGGAACAACTACGACAAAGACGTCTACAACGGTGACATTGGCCGGATCGTCAAACTCGATCTGGAGGACCGCGAGGTCACCGTCCGGTTTGACGGCCGCGAAGTCACATACGACTTTAATGAGCTGGACGAGTTGGTACTCGCCTACGCCGTCACGATCCACAAGAGCCAGGGCAGTGAGTATCCGGTTGTGGTTATCCCGGTCCACACCGCGCACTACGTCATGCTTCAGCGAAACCTCCTCTACACCGCCATCACGCGAGGCAGGCGCCTGGTCGTCCTGGTAGGAACCAAGAAGGCGATCGCCATCGCCGTGAAAAATCAGAAGATCCAGCTTCGCTACACGGGACTCGCCAGTCGGCTGCAAAAAGACCGCCAAG